Proteins from a genomic interval of Oceanispirochaeta crateris:
- the gatA gene encoding Asp-tRNA(Asn)/Glu-tRNA(Gln) amidotransferase subunit GatA, whose protein sequence is MSDFEKKWSAVLSQAPVLKAYKNYVGTWEKKIGSFLEFDPNRNVGKELPEGPLKGIPFAVKDNIAVKNFKLTCGSKMLEQLVSPYTATAVENLQKAGAVVVGKTNLDEFGMGSSTDNSALGKTNNPWDLERVAGGSSGGSAAAVAAGLVPFALGSDTGGSIRQPASFCGVYGLKPTYGVVSRYGLTAYASSLEVIGVLARNTEITKKVFESMKGQDPMDHTSLDHNPSGKSVKTIGVLKNTHGALSPEVSASYEATIKRLEKAGYKLLEIDLPTLDYVVPAYYTIATAEASANLARYNGIRYGHAPLFAENPTELMKKSRHEGFGDEVKLRILLGTYVLRSGFQDQYYVRAQKIRTAIRQDVERWYSKADVLMMPVFPTPAFRHGSTDMDPFQQKQADLYTCTANLVGHPALSVPSTLENGLPVGVQFMAPPFEEDRLFQVSALLEKEFQAPEAPGYLTDWS, encoded by the coding sequence ATGTCTGATTTTGAAAAAAAATGGTCCGCTGTGCTGTCCCAGGCTCCGGTACTGAAAGCTTATAAAAACTATGTCGGTACCTGGGAAAAAAAGATCGGCAGTTTTCTTGAATTTGATCCCAATCGTAATGTGGGCAAAGAACTGCCAGAAGGGCCTCTCAAGGGGATTCCTTTTGCTGTAAAAGACAATATCGCAGTAAAGAACTTCAAGCTGACTTGCGGTTCGAAAATGCTGGAACAGCTCGTGTCTCCCTATACGGCCACGGCAGTTGAAAATCTGCAGAAAGCAGGTGCTGTTGTTGTTGGAAAGACTAATCTTGATGAGTTTGGAATGGGTTCTTCCACAGATAATTCAGCCCTGGGTAAGACTAATAATCCCTGGGACCTTGAACGGGTAGCCGGAGGGTCCAGTGGTGGTAGTGCTGCCGCGGTTGCCGCGGGTCTGGTTCCTTTTGCATTGGGGAGTGATACAGGTGGCTCGATACGACAGCCTGCTTCCTTCTGTGGTGTATATGGTCTCAAACCAACCTATGGGGTTGTCAGCCGTTATGGTCTTACCGCCTATGCCTCCTCTTTGGAGGTTATTGGTGTCCTGGCCCGGAATACAGAGATAACAAAGAAGGTTTTTGAATCCATGAAGGGGCAGGATCCGATGGATCACACGTCTCTGGATCATAATCCTTCCGGGAAGAGTGTAAAAACTATAGGGGTTCTTAAAAATACCCACGGAGCTCTCAGTCCTGAAGTCAGCGCTTCTTATGAAGCCACCATAAAAAGGCTTGAAAAAGCCGGATACAAGCTTTTGGAAATTGATCTTCCAACGCTTGATTACGTTGTACCGGCTTATTATACAATTGCCACAGCCGAAGCCAGTGCCAACCTGGCACGGTATAATGGTATCCGCTATGGTCATGCTCCCTTGTTTGCTGAAAACCCTACTGAGTTGATGAAGAAATCTAGACATGAAGGATTTGGAGATGAGGTTAAACTCAGAATCCTTCTAGGAACCTATGTTTTGCGGTCCGGATTTCAGGATCAGTACTATGTGAGAGCACAGAAAATTCGAACAGCCATCCGACAGGATGTAGAACGCTGGTATTCCAAGGCAGATGTTCTTATGATGCCCGTGTTTCCTACGCCTGCTTTTCGTCATGGCAGCACTGATATGGATCCTTTTCAGCAGAAGCAGGCCGATCTTTATACATGTACAGCCAACCTGGTAGGTCATCCGGCATTATCAGTACCCTCTACCCTTGAAAATGGATTGCCCGTGGGTGTTCAGTTCATGGCTCCTCCTTTTGAGGAAGACCGCCTGTTTCAGGTGTCTGCCCTCCTGGAGAAGGAATTCCAGGCTCCTGAAGCTCCTGGTTATCTTACAGATTGGAGTTAA
- the gatC gene encoding Asp-tRNA(Asn)/Glu-tRNA(Gln) amidotransferase subunit GatC: protein MKKSDLTITATLARLELDEVEALKLGDEVSRMLSYFEKMNEVDVKDLEPTTHALQKENRLREDRRLPNEATPDELLECAPDLEDRFILIPNVL, encoded by the coding sequence ATGAAAAAAAGTGATTTAACCATTACCGCAACGCTGGCTAGGCTTGAACTGGATGAAGTAGAGGCGTTGAAACTGGGAGATGAAGTCTCCCGGATGCTCAGTTATTTTGAAAAGATGAACGAAGTGGATGTCAAGGATCTAGAACCTACTACCCATGCGCTTCAAAAGGAGAACCGCCTGCGAGAAGATCGCAGGCTTCCTAATGAAGCCACACCAGATGAACTCCTCGAATGTGCTCCCGATCTGGAAGACAGGTTCATCCTTATTCCCAATGTTTTATAA